The following proteins come from a genomic window of Candidatus Francisella endociliophora:
- the kdsB gene encoding 3-deoxy-manno-octulosonate cytidylyltransferase: MARTHIVIPARLKSTRLPGKMLADIAGKPMIQRVYEQVSKSKFDSIFIATDSHEIKEIAEGFGANVILTRDDHESGTDRIAEAVTKLGFDDEDVVVNVQGDEPLIPIENIEQAAELLINKPEAVVSTLCEQITDASDIYNPNNVKVVFDKNNYALYFSRASIPFERGFSEKNQVNISEFFRHIGIYTYRVGFLKHYAELTVSPIEKYEALEQLRVLYNGYKIAVDQAAKPTPAGVDTLEDLEKIRKLF; the protein is encoded by the coding sequence ATGGCTAGAACTCATATTGTAATTCCTGCTAGACTTAAGTCAACTCGTCTACCAGGTAAGATGCTAGCAGATATTGCTGGTAAGCCAATGATTCAAAGAGTTTATGAGCAAGTATCTAAATCAAAGTTCGATAGCATCTTTATAGCTACAGATTCTCATGAAATTAAAGAAATAGCAGAGGGCTTCGGTGCCAATGTTATTTTAACAAGAGATGATCATGAATCAGGCACTGATAGAATTGCAGAAGCTGTTACAAAGCTTGGTTTTGATGATGAAGATGTGGTCGTTAATGTTCAAGGTGATGAGCCTCTTATCCCTATTGAGAATATTGAGCAAGCAGCGGAACTTCTTATCAATAAGCCAGAAGCAGTAGTATCGACTCTTTGTGAGCAAATTACAGATGCAAGTGATATTTATAATCCAAATAATGTTAAAGTGGTTTTTGATAAGAATAATTATGCTTTGTATTTTAGTAGAGCATCTATTCCTTTTGAAAGAGGGTTTTCTGAGAAAAATCAGGTTAATATTTCAGAATTTTTTAGGCATATAGGTATCTATACATATCGAGTTGGATTTTTGAAGCATTATGCTGAGTTGACAGTATCTCCTATTGAAAAATATGAGGCGCTTGAACAGCTTAGAGTTTTATATAATGGTTATAAGATTGCTGTAGATCAGGCTGCTAAACCAACTCCTGCAGGTGTCGATACTTTAGAAGATTTAGAAAAAATTAGGAAGCTATTTTAA
- a CDS encoding Trm112 family protein has protein sequence MDHSVLNVLVCPVCKSNLHYDKENQILVCKADKLAYPIRENIPVMLVEEAKKLTLEEVKKYG, from the coding sequence ATGGATCATTCAGTTTTAAATGTGTTAGTTTGTCCTGTTTGTAAATCAAACTTACATTATGATAAAGAGAATCAGATTTTAGTATGTAAAGCTGATAAATTAGCTTATCCAATAAGAGAAAACATACCTGTAATGTTAGTTGAGGAAGCTAAAAAACTAACTCTTGAAGAGGTAAAGAAATATGGCTAG
- a CDS encoding sulfurtransferase TusA family protein: MKEINLERLLCPMPVIKTQNALRGMQSGEQLKVICTDPGTMHDIPAWCKVNDYILVEAKQVEDKYQFVIEVK; this comes from the coding sequence ATGAAAGAAATAAATCTAGAAAGACTTTTATGTCCAATGCCTGTTATCAAAACTCAAAATGCTCTAAGAGGTATGCAATCAGGAGAGCAATTAAAAGTTATTTGTACAGATCCTGGTACTATGCATGATATCCCAGCATGGTGTAAGGTAAATGATTATATACTTGTTGAAGCTAAACAAGTAGAAGATAAATATCAATTTGTAATTGAGGTGAAATAA
- a CDS encoding tRNA (5-methylaminomethyl-2-thiouridylate)-methyltransferase, translating to MEQKQRKAISLISGGLDSMLATKMMIEQGVHVEGINFFTGFCVEGHTHAIRKHDKEKQKRNNALWVAEQLGIKLHIIDVIEEYKDVLLNPKYGYGANMNPCLDCKIFMVRKAKQWALENGFDFIITGEVIGQRPMSQRKDTMPVVQKQSGIDDLLLRPLSAKNLPETKPEREGWVDRSKLMGITGRGRKEQMKMAKDWGIEDYASPAGGCCFLTDKQYSDKLVDLWQARNSKEYEFDDIMLLKVGRHLRYKPEYKLIIGREEGENNYLNGYKNQFAYVYCSSHGGPLILIDGDFDKADEEFTAKVLGRFTQGKNADTVTMVFNYLDGTSKEVTVAPMPADEIKQEWYI from the coding sequence ATGGAACAAAAACAAAGAAAAGCAATATCACTTATATCGGGTGGTCTTGATTCAATGCTTGCTACAAAAATGATGATAGAGCAAGGTGTTCATGTCGAAGGTATAAACTTTTTTACAGGGTTTTGTGTAGAGGGACATACTCATGCAATTCGTAAACATGATAAAGAAAAACAAAAGCGAAATAATGCTCTTTGGGTTGCTGAACAATTAGGTATTAAGCTTCATATTATAGATGTAATAGAAGAATACAAAGATGTACTTTTAAATCCTAAATATGGCTATGGTGCAAATATGAATCCATGCCTTGATTGTAAGATTTTTATGGTGCGTAAAGCAAAACAGTGGGCTTTAGAAAATGGCTTTGATTTTATAATTACGGGCGAAGTTATTGGCCAAAGACCAATGTCTCAAAGAAAAGATACTATGCCAGTAGTACAGAAACAATCTGGAATTGATGATCTTTTACTTAGACCATTAAGTGCAAAAAACTTACCTGAAACAAAACCAGAAAGAGAAGGTTGGGTTGATAGATCTAAACTAATGGGAATTACAGGTCGAGGTCGTAAAGAGCAAATGAAGATGGCTAAAGATTGGGGTATAGAAGATTATGCTTCTCCTGCAGGTGGCTGTTGCTTCCTTACAGATAAACAGTACTCTGATAAGCTTGTAGATTTATGGCAAGCTCGTAATTCAAAAGAGTATGAGTTTGATGATATTATGCTTTTAAAAGTTGGCAGACATTTACGTTATAAGCCAGAATATAAGCTTATAATTGGTCGTGAAGAAGGCGAGAATAATTATCTGAATGGCTATAAAAATCAGTTTGCTTATGTGTATTGTTCTTCTCATGGTGGACCATTAATTTTAATAGATGGTGACTTTGATAAAGCTGATGAAGAATTTACCGCTAAAGTTTTGGGTAGATTCACTCAAGGTAAAAATGCTGATACTGTAACTATGGTGTTTAACTATCTTGATGGCACTAGTAAAGAGGTAACTGTAGCACCAATGCCTGCTGATGAAATCAAACAAGAATGGTATATATAG
- a CDS encoding phosphatase PAP2 family protein — translation MKKIIATDKKPLLVANAIVIGQFVKDILKGFFSRYWPETFKNNLSLIRDNAYGFNWFKFDNINNSFPSGHATLIFSFCVSLWILFPKYKLLWALLISLVVTAQLLQYFYFASGLDAWLFSWILRCKIL, via the coding sequence TTGAAGAAAATTATTGCTACTGATAAAAAGCCTCTGTTAGTCGCTAACGCAATTGTAATAGGACAGTTTGTTAAAGATATTTTAAAAGGTTTTTTTAGTAGATATTGGCCAGAGACATTTAAAAATAATCTGTCTCTAATTAGAGATAATGCTTATGGATTTAATTGGTTTAAATTTGATAATATCAATAACTCGTTTCCATCAGGACATGCAACACTTATATTTTCTTTTTGTGTGAGTTTGTGGATTTTATTTCCAAAATACAAATTATTATGGGCATTATTAATTTCCTTAGTTGTAACAGCTCAACTACTTCAATATTTTTATTTTGCGAGTGGTCTCGATGCTTGGCTCTTTAGTTGGATTTTACGCTGCAAAATATTATGA